Sequence from the Diorhabda carinulata isolate Delta chromosome 5, icDioCari1.1, whole genome shotgun sequence genome:
accaaataagtacaatcttcttctaaattaaaccacattaaaccaaataactccactggaccggcaattcttactagtctacagaatacaacaaattgtgttttcaatattaatatttataatacttagtagtttttagttttgtatattattatgtttgttggaataaaataatttttgaaaaatatatatggtcgtagaaaaaataataatgaccgcttgcccgaattccgctccgcgtcgtttgggacaactgcagtcgcgtgcgggaaagtatcactttccgcacttgttaggaaaataactattttgtacttttgtacaaaatattctGTCACAAAGATTTTTGGACATTGTTCGAGGTGGTGTATAGAAAGCTTTaagtacatttgaactactttaaTGCTCCAGCATTTAAGATTAATGACTTTGTATCACAGAAATTTTTGGACATCAAACGAAATATTAGAAATAGGGTTGATGGATTATAGGAAGTTTAGGTGCATTTGAACTACTTCAACTATTcatgtataataatatttattgatattgattttttaatcaaaatatgagACTTTTAGTTGAAAGTCAAATTTGAACTACTGCAATCACTTTGGTGGGTTAataatctttaattttttgctCATTTCAACAGATTCCATTCAAAATGTCTTCCTACATCACAAACTGtttttaatatacagtgtgattctAAAATCgattaaatacaataaaatgtgccatatatatatatatatatatatatatatatatatatatatatgtatatatatatatatacagggtgatatatcatattcaatattttccatctcttgtttcaaaatttttttttattgaaaaaattgagatttttgtcaatattttattttttgtaataaaaagaaataaatagtgTATTTGAGTGAATCTTTTCAGGGGATTCCATAAAAAGAAAGATTATGTtgcaaaaaagtatttatagacttttatatatatatttttattttatataattattgaacCGTTCTAGTACAACAAACGCATTTTTTGGCAGTCAGTTCCTAAAGTATTAATAAAACCGTAGAATATATCTCGTTATGGTGGTTAAGTGGTGTATCAAGAGATTGAGGTAGCAGCAGTGTTTCAGTTTTTATCATCAGTAAAGTTGAAAAAGAATAACGCAAAATCgcttattttgtaaaaaagtcaATTCATTTAAGAATTAAAATACTATAGGCAATTTTGGATGAACAGACTATAATTATTTCTCTTCAATACAAGAACAAAGGTACTATTAgtggattattttttataccattataattttgtaataaaaaatggtctagtttaaaaaaaatagttgaaagatATATATGTTGGTTTGCAGctaaaaagatttttgtaaattaaaacattctgttaatttttatcgaaatattttaatttaagataaatactatttttttcgaaataaattagACATTTAGTGAAGAAAAGTAGAAACTGTTCATTAACTGgtacaatgaatttttttgtttaaaattttattaaaaaaagttcagcatcgaaaaaaatagtgaaacctcaagttgagtatttttttttataatactacTTGTATACGTTGGTATTTTGAGATAATCACTTATTAGTAACTGAAAAGGGctttttgaatagaaaatccTTTATATTATCCCAATAATTATCTTTCATAATTGGTTGTAACTGTCAATTTAAGCTTAGAATACTgccagatttaaaaaaatagaaaaacatcaAGTAGAGGcctaatttttttacaaaatcgcTTGTAAACgttggtttttgaaaaaattatttataaatgactAAAAAGGTcagtttcaacaaaaaatcCTCCATATTATCTTAGTTTTTCTGATTAAATATTAGGATTTGAGATAATTATGAGAAAATAGGGCATTTTTGACTGAACATATAATTATCTTTCATAATTGGTTACAACGGTTAATTTAAATGTAGAATATTGTTaggcattaaaaaaattgaaagaagcGTAGGGCCCTAATTCGCTTGTGaacgttttttttaaaaattactcatAAGTGACTAAAAAAGTCAGTTCAACAAAAAATCATTCATATTAacctaatttttatattcaaatattacaattggagacaaatttaaaaaatgggcTATTTTGAATAAACGGATTATAATCATCTTTCATAATTGTTACCAACGTTGATTTAAGTATAGAATAACGTGAAGCATTAATAAAATATCGAATTGGcccttcatttttttttaaaccgcttgcaaacttttgtttttgggaaaattttatataagaaaatataaatattcgttttaaTCAAAAACCCTTTATATTATGCTAggtttttcatttaaatagtacaattagaaataaattaaaaaaataggcCATTTTGGATGAAAggactataattatttttcataattgtaaGGAACGATGAATTGAAATGAGTAATACTGTATAGCATCTATTAGAGCCTTAATATTCTTTCTAAAACTGCTCATATTcattggtttttataaaaatcactttttatcaACTGTTTAGGTCGTTTTGAAAACAAAGcttgtttatatttcattaattattgttaaaaaatactttacattaaaattttgttcaaaacaaAGTTCagcattaaaaaagttttttcatcttttatttaaaaaaacggGCATTTTTGGATGAACGGactataaattttagtttacattcaaataattcctttatttcatcattttactgaaatcatttttaaaaaatgaacaacattgagaaaacatttttctattaattattaaaaatttgtataatgcGATTTTAGATGAATAGATTATAATTATATCTTCCATTATTGTTTGTAAGCTTAAATCCAttattgtcaaataattttttcccaaaaaattgtctactatcaagaaaaaattgaaaaacaccaAGTTGTGTCTTTTTtgcaaaacaatatttttaaaaaaattactcacaAACACTTGAGAAGGTCATTTGGAAtcaaagttttttcatattactCTAATTTTCCACACGGATATGATATGGGCAGTTTTtgatgaacggactataattatttaaaaatatttgtagtacgtccgaatttatgtaaaaataagcattaaaatataaaaattttgttaaaaaaatgtcggtcaccaagaaaaaaaaaatttattttgaaactacgCGGTAAAACGAAACgtaattgaaaattaacttAATTTAAAATTCTTCGAGATATAACCacgttttattcgaaaaaaatataggaaatgactttttcttcatataaattttgtattttgtgtttttagcatttttttctcttaagaaaacactttttttgGTATAGGTTTAAGTATAAAATATACTGTAACGCTTCTTATTTTGTATGTGTTcaataaattctattaaaatatttcgttcGTTTTTTGTTGTGCCTtaccattaaaaaatttcattttacgtTATTTAGATTATAGGAAATCAAAACGTGTAGTAGTTTAGTTTCAATCTATGTAATTTTCAGTGTTTTccacaaataaatatattttcttcacagttttcgttttatttgttacccaaacttttattttcagaCACAATCGTGCTTCTCACATCATGGTAAATGTAATTTTCCACACAAAGTACAGggcaatacaataatttaatccACTGACATGCAAGAAATGTAtgtcattattaaaattagaaatggTACATTTAGGATGAACAGACTATAATTAtctctcataatttttttctaatgtttaaaTTCAGTAAACTACATcattatttatggaaaatttcatTGGATAACTGGAAATTTGTTTGGAAAACTATCCTACGTATAAACAAAATTAGTAGGGAAATGGGACATTTAGGATGAATAAACTATAATTAtctctcatatttttttataacgcTTTTATTACGTGGAGAACATTCtttatggaaaatttcaatgtataacTGGAAATTTGTTTGGAAAACTGTCCAAAacacagaaaaaattgaaaaaaatcaagtttagcctcaatttttcttgtaaaaccACTTGTAATcattggtttttataaaaatcacgTATTAGCAACTTGATAAGGCCGTTTCAAAGCAAAGTTGTTTAtcattattgtaattatttatgtcaatattaaaatttaaagtaCATATTGTCTAAAAAAGAAATGGGACATTTGGGATGAACAGATTATAATTATCTCTCATAATTTTCTTGTAACGTTTAAATTGAATGAAGAACATCATTGTTTATAGagaatgtcattgaaaaactAGAAATATGTTTGAAAAACTGAACTAAGTAtagacaaaattgaaaaaaatcaagttggacttcaattttatttgaaaaaccaCTTGTATCAATTGGTTTATACAAAAATCACTTTTAATCAATAAAGGTCGTTTCGAATCAAAGTTGTTTCATACAGTTCTAATTATTAACATTCCAAATACTGTAATGACCATTGATTTATCTAGTTATGAATCCTGAATTGCTTTCAAAACTTCCATTCgatttttcttccaaaacagttagaaaattgaagaatttacTTTAATTTACACAGTCCTACTAATTAAGAATTCTACATCAACAATTTGATGGGAGAAACATTTCATCCAAATCACACACAATAACTTctaacaagacattttttttgtacattatttAGGGCCTTTCCACGATCGCGAACTTGGCCAGTCCCGTCCTATAGAAGTCACAGTATTAATGCCTAAAATGTTGTTAAATTGCACTTCATTCTATCTGTGGTAATTGGAGAGCATATACAAGTATAAGTGAATTTTTATGATGAcgatgaatttttaaatacatttattcAGACTTAACcaatatacatttttctaatttgttttttatttatgttatgcGTCTAACCAACCTCGTTGAAACGCTTCTTGTAACAAGAAACATAACCTATTTTTCGCAATTTCCGGAACGTCTTCCACTGGAATATCCCTTATATTAAATTGATCGAAATGTTGACCTTTTTGAGCAGTTATTACCGTTAATAACATAAACACGCATTGGAATATCGGCGAATACGACCCTTTTCTCAACGCTTCTTGAAATTTCTCGTAACTATGTTCCCGTTTCAAACACTGCAGTTTATCTAAATTCAAGCTCAATCCATCATAATAAAAACGAATCAACGTGTCGAAATTGTTTTTTAAGCACGTCAACTCAACACTGGTAACAAGAAAGAAGATTAAATCGCAAATACAAGAATTTGTTTCCACCATTTGGAAATCGAGAAAGACACTTTTTATAGCAGTTCCATCATTGTGTTTTAATAGTATGTTGTTAGTCCATAGATCGCAGTGAATCAGCGTTTCGAAATCGTCGATGACTTTCGCTCCCCATATGCGTTTCGGATTCTCTTCGAGCATTTTTTGAAGCTTTGTAgcgaatattttatatttcggTTGAATgtgttgataatttttgtaCATCGTTATTATATTTTCCATGAGAAGTGAAGTTTGAAGTGGTCCGGCACATGTATTCGAGATTAAACCAGTgcaatgttttttaatttgggTTTCGTATTGTTGGGGGTTCAGTAGTCTCATTGCTAGTGGTATCGCATGAAATTTCGCTAAATCGTTCAGTATTAGTTTAGTTGCGTTTAAATCAAATCCAACGTGTCGATCTCCAGATTTGAATccttaaaaaaacaaatatattatacattaaaatataagaaacaagTTTTATCTATGAACAGGTGGTagtataaggaaaaaaataatcggTAACGTTGCCAAGTTATTAATATTTCTGTTGTTTATAATACAAATTGATTTATAAGAGGTGAGGAATTTTAGATACAACTACCATACGTAGATTCTCTAGGGAAGGAAATCATGTGGTTACTAACAAATGtcagttcttcttttttatgactTGTCAAATAGATCGTAATCTTTAATTAGCTATAGAAATTCCAGGATCGTCTTGGGAAAAATCAATAACGTTGACAAGTTATAATTATTACTGTTTGAGttatatactaaaaaatactTGTTATACATATACAAAACTAAGACGAAATATCTTCAGGCATCAATTATATGAAACACAAAGTTGtgtatataatttgttatacaTAAATTAACGTCACTTTCTAATAATACGAATTCTTGTTAGatttacaaaacaaataattcgcACTATTTGTAGTCGattagaaatatacagggtgacctctataaaaaataacctattaacatatttttaacaaCGTTTGCCTTTCTTAATTGGCGCGAAACGTGTTAATAGTGAAATCTGTATtgaatttatgaattgaataGATAAATACTCAACATTGAAGAGCTATAGCGAAGCTTTATATACGAGGAGTGTCCGATTAACACTTATTTTACAAAAGAATAACAAACATTTAGGAAAAGTGTCGATTTACTCGATATACTCGAATCATTGAAGCTCCAACTTCTTTAACTTATctgaaaaatacgtttttttcaaaGTAGAGCTCAGTAACGACAATGACACCTTTACTAGACTCTAATTTCAGCGAGAAGAGCTGGTGCGTGAACTCGATAAACAATCAGTTTATTCTTCTTCGTCCTAATGAGGCCATTATTTCTTTAATCTCTAGTCGAAATGATGGTCTTTCTCTTGGACACTTTTCTAGAATCATATTTCGTCGACGTAGAAACTTTGCTTTGAAGGAATCACGCGATCAAAATGTACTACACGCGATGAGACTAATTTATCGTATAACCTTCGTATAATTAAAGCTATTAGTAATTAAAAAGCTATTTACGAACCTTCTGAGGTCAAATCTTCTAGAATTAAAAGTGCGTTTTGATCAGGTAGATCAGTTCCATTCAAATTCAATCTACCAGCGAtgaatttcggaaaaaaattcgACACCGGTAACGAGTGGTTGTTTTCAAAATCTTGTATAGCTGGtagtatttgtttataaaataaatattcgtttttggttaattttgcTGTAGTTCCATCGGCTATCAAAGGATTTTCGATAGTTAATTtagcaattaaatatttattttcttcctcTTCAGTTGTATCGTTTCTCAGTGTAAGATGAATTCTAAGTATATCGCTCATATAATTTTCGCCAACGTTTAGTAAATTGGACGCTTTAACGCCTTTTATTGTTCTATTACTACCAATATGATTGCTGATAAGTTCGTCGAAATTAAGTATTTTCTCCATATCATTGATTAAATCACAAACACTTTTGGTTTATACGCCttataaatttctatttcgTAACGTCTATCTAGAACAAACAATTCATACTATTCTTATCAGTTGCATTTAGATTACCGCTTATCTAttgttagaaattatttcaaatttcaattatataatcGCGAAAGATGATTACCTTTAACAAGCATTTAGTTTGAAAAGGTTCCCAATAACTTTCCACGACGAATACTACGCATAAACTAATTTATGTAATAGTCCGGGGAAGTAAGtttataaagagaaaattaaaaaaaaagtaggGGTGACAATCGCTTTCCTAAATTTCTGACCAGCTCGCGAGCACTTTTGAAACCACTAAAATCCGATGgtatttttgcttataactttttcTAACGTACTCGCACAAAAAAATCGTAAAGACCAAATTCATAGGATATTTTATGCCCTACACGAGGACGGAAGCCGTTTCGTGAAACGAAAATTGTTTCGGtttgaaatttaacaaaaaatgaaaatagttgcATCGAGATCAAAACATAGGGGCCGGAAGCGGCCCGTgggccgtatctttgacatgaATGTCTTAGATGTCACTATATACGtcgtatgaattatattaaatttattggc
This genomic interval carries:
- the LOC130894445 gene encoding uncharacterized protein LOC130894445, translated to MEKILNFDELISNHIGSNRTIKGVKASNLLNVGENYMSDILRIHLTLRNDTTEEEENKYLIAKLTIENPLIADGTTAKLTKNEYLFYKQILPAIQDFENNHSLPVSNFFPKFIAGRLNLNGTDLPDQNALLILEDLTSEGFKSGDRHVGFDLNATKLILNDLAKFHAIPLAMRLLNPQQYETQIKKHCTGLISNTCAGPLQTSLLMENIITMYKNYQHIQPKYKIFATKLQKMLEENPKRIWGAKVIDDFETLIHCDLWTNNILLKHNDGTAIKSVFLDFQMVETNSCICDLIFFLVTSVELTCLKNNFDTLIRFYYDGLSLNLDKLQCLKREHSYEKFQEALRKGSYSPIFQCVFMLLTVITAQKGQHFDQFNIRDIPVEDVPEIAKNRLCFLLQEAFQRGWLDA